One window of Mustela lutreola isolate mMusLut2 chromosome 13, mMusLut2.pri, whole genome shotgun sequence genomic DNA carries:
- the SPRY2 gene encoding protein sprouty homolog 2 isoform X3 has protein sequence MSWDRMRYILWDNNCSVPPRIHMTPFTAAAAAAELPASGKARAQANGEPPRPGPRPSSSFTSSSAPTAPASASPPRLHNAQSAPLRAARRSASGGQGPAERAAPRPPRPPGPARAPAPPPRRRGRGRTAWPSGFRFSLRRFSFSPSLICQEKRLAVGASASSSLRKRKYSACVSGRGVAPSPEPRSVHRLGTWLRIFLLFFFPPADCSELGLKQSLERRGEKFASGLDFICTSQEDENPRERGWCKAAITVRNSDVF, from the exons ATGAGCTGGGACCGGATGCGATATATCCTCTGGGACAACAACTGCTCTGTTCCGCCTCGGATCCACATGACGCCATTTACTGCTGCCGCGGCCGCCGCAGAGCTCCCTGCCTCCGGAAAGGCGAGGGCGCAGGCCAACGGCGAGCCCCCCCGGCCGGGCCCCagaccctcctcctccttcacctcCTCCTCCGCACCCACCGCCCCCGCCTCGGCCTCGCCGCCGCGCCTCCACAACGCCCAGTCTGCACCGCTGAGAGCCGCGCGGCGCAGCGCGAGCGGAGGACAGGGGCCGGCGGAGCGCGCAGCGCCCAGGCCCCCGcgcccgcccggcccggcccgcgccCCCGCGCCGCCTCCGCGGCGACGCGGCCGCGGCCGCACGGCTTGGCCATCTGGCTTTAGGTTTTCTCTAAGgcggttttctttttctccttcgcTCATCTGCCAGGAAAAGAGACTAGCCGTTGGCGCTTCGGCCTCCAGTTCattgagaaaaaggaaatactCCGCGTGCGTTTCTGGAAGGGGGGTCGCCCCCAGCCCCGAACCCCGGAGTGTTCATCGGCTGGGGACTTGGCTCCggattttcctccttttttttttccctcccgcCGATTGCTCGGAACTTGGACTGaagcagagtttggaaagaagggGCGAAAAGTTTGCATCGGGGCTGGATTTTATTTGCACATCGCAGGAAGACGAGAATCCAAGGGAGAGGGGTTGGTGCAAAGCCGCGATCACGGTGAG GAATTCAGATGTGTTCTAA
- the SPRY2 gene encoding protein sprouty homolog 2 isoform X2 yields MSWDRMRYILWDNNCSVPPRIHMTPFTAAAAAAELPASGKARAQANGEPPRPGPRPSSSFTSSSAPTAPASASPPRLHNAQSAPLRAARRSASGGQGPAERAAPRPPRPPGPARAPAPPPRRRGRGRTAWPSGFRFSLRRFSFSPSLICQEKRLAVGASASSSLRKRKYSACVSGRGVAPSPEPRSVHRLGTWLRIFLLFFFPPADCSELGLKQSLERRGEKFASGLDFICTSQEDENPRERGWCKAAITEFRCVLSPLE; encoded by the exons ATGAGCTGGGACCGGATGCGATATATCCTCTGGGACAACAACTGCTCTGTTCCGCCTCGGATCCACATGACGCCATTTACTGCTGCCGCGGCCGCCGCAGAGCTCCCTGCCTCCGGAAAGGCGAGGGCGCAGGCCAACGGCGAGCCCCCCCGGCCGGGCCCCagaccctcctcctccttcacctcCTCCTCCGCACCCACCGCCCCCGCCTCGGCCTCGCCGCCGCGCCTCCACAACGCCCAGTCTGCACCGCTGAGAGCCGCGCGGCGCAGCGCGAGCGGAGGACAGGGGCCGGCGGAGCGCGCAGCGCCCAGGCCCCCGcgcccgcccggcccggcccgcgccCCCGCGCCGCCTCCGCGGCGACGCGGCCGCGGCCGCACGGCTTGGCCATCTGGCTTTAGGTTTTCTCTAAGgcggttttctttttctccttcgcTCATCTGCCAGGAAAAGAGACTAGCCGTTGGCGCTTCGGCCTCCAGTTCattgagaaaaaggaaatactCCGCGTGCGTTTCTGGAAGGGGGGTCGCCCCCAGCCCCGAACCCCGGAGTGTTCATCGGCTGGGGACTTGGCTCCggattttcctccttttttttttccctcccgcCGATTGCTCGGAACTTGGACTGaagcagagtttggaaagaagggGCGAAAAGTTTGCATCGGGGCTGGATTTTATTTGCACATCGCAGGAAGACGAGAATCCAAGGGAGAGGGGTTGGTGCAAAGCCGCGATCACG GAATTCAGATGTGTTCTAAGCCCGCTGGAGTGA